TGGTCAggataatatttatactaaatgaatgattatgaatattatCCATTTTAACTTGAATGAAGAGAATTCTATTGGCTTAACGGTTAACAAGGATTCGATTACTGGGCATCAACTGTCCATCAAAATGCACTTtcctaaaattaattatataacagTGTCTCTACACAAGTAAGGTATTGTGTCTAAATGTTGTTTTCGAATCGTATGCGGTTACATTGATCCTTTCCTTTTAAGGCCACTCCGCCTTCTCTAAGACCATGTTTCCATGACTTCCATCCTCTCCGAAGATTACAATCCTTAAATAGCAATCGCATGAATCAAAAGCCATTTGCACTGCACCGCCTACAAGATAGTTTATGCACTTCACACTCCGCCTAAAGCATGTGGTATCTTgaaatctaatttatttctttgtagATATCAGTTTAATGGGAGACCTAGTAAATAACAAACGAACTTCCCCGTAAATGTGATGGGGGAAAGGCTGTGGAACCAGCACAACAATAACTTGCTCGAGAAGCAAAATCCTGAGCCTTCTAAGCTTCATTATGCATTATTTACAGAGTTGCTCTTATTCACACCTTGTAGGTCCAAAGGAGAATTTGTGATACTACTAACCGAACCAAGGGTCTGAGAGCTCAGCTGTGGGCTAGCTGGACAAGCATCTGGATTACCAGCACTAATCGCATGGATTGCCCCCGAGCTCAGCTGCTGTGGGCTCATTGGTGTTCGCTGGCTCATTTGCTGAGGGCTGGTTTGTTGGTTTAGTTGTGGAATTCCCACGGTTGATGGTGAGCCCACTTGTGACGGTGAAACAACAGCCTGTAGCTGTGAAGTGGTATCTTGTTGTTGCTGCAACTGCTGTTGAaattgctgctgctgctgatattgctgttgctgttgctgctgatattgctgttgctgttgctgctgatattgctgttgctgctgctgctgttgaaattgttgttgctgctgtaattgttgctgctgctgctgttggtTCATATGAAGGTTTATTCCTGCCATCAACTTAGGCGGACCCATAGGCCCCATTGCTGCCCGTTGCATTGTGGCCCGGGTTAGACTCTGACCAAGCATTGAAAGACCAGCAGAGCCTGGATGTATCTGTCTGGCTCCTGAGATCCCAGCTATGCTTGACTGAGGCCCCCCTAAAATGTTTGCTCCTCTGTTCTGTGCCATTCTAAGATTTGATGCCATGAGAGCAGTTTGTGGATTCAATCCAGATCGAAATTTCTGGCTTATTGCATTGCTAATATTTGGAGTCTGGCTAAGATTCATTGGGTTCTGCCCCACATTGCTGATACCAGAGATAGGCCCCATTGGTGCTGACATTCCAGTTCCCCCTATTCCCCTTGCAGCTCCCATGCCCACGGCACTGCCAAGGCCTCCAAGACCAACCACGTTATTGCCCATGTTCCCCATACCCACAGCTGTTCCAAGTCCCATCATCATCTTCctttgctgctgctgctgctgctgctgctgctgctgctgtaaCAGCTGAATTGGGAGAGCAGAAGACTTGTTGACCATGTGATTGCCCAACTGTATGTTGGAATTCTGCCCGATTGCAGACAAGTGTGAAAGTGAATTAGTTGGGAGTATCTTAGGTGACCTCTGGAACTGGTGCTGCTGCTGTTGAATCAAGGagtgttgttgttgttgttgttgttgctgctgttgttgttgctgttgctgctgctgctgctgctgctgatgttgctgctgttgttgctgctgttgATGGAGTGATGGTTGTGGGTCTATCAGTGGCGACCTCGGGGGCATTGAAACCCCAGAAAAGAGTCCTTGAGACATCTGTAAGGCCTGGGTGTTTCCAGGAGGCAGCATCCTTGCATTCGGTAACAGATTCTGAGGTGAGTTTAGAGATGCATTACCACTGTTAGTTATCTTTGCAACTTCACTTGATTGTTGACCAGGAACTGCTTCTGGAAATTGCTGAATGTCGGGTACCGAATGGTGAGGGATGCCAGCAGTATTTGATTGACTGGCTGTGGCAAGACTCGTGCGGGTTTGTTTTGCTTGGACTTGATCTTCCACAACGTATCCTTCACGTATCATCTGCATCAACATATATcatgataagataaaagaaaagagaacccGCCCCCCTCCCCCCGGGGTACCAGCGAACAAAGCTGTGAACTTTTAAGACCATTTCTGAAAGCGTACCAGTGAACAAAGCTGTGAGGCAAGCAAATCCGCAAAGTGCTGTCACatgaattagatatatataaatgagagcgacaaaattataaaaaatgatagttcaactaccaaaaaaatagaagtaataataatcataaaatatattaaaaaaaaaagtaaaaaaacataattaaaaaaactatcagAAAAGCACAAAACTAATGCTGTGCAAAGCTTTCCTGCCTCAATCCAAATCGATAACAAGTACCCTTCATTTCATTAGCAAGTGGATGCTACGAAATAAAGGGTCTCAAAGAAGACAAGTGGAGAATTAAAGGTgcaaagagaaaaaatagaaaaccacAAAATAAGtagataaaattattagaaaacacATTCAAAATTTCCAAGTTCCGACTGAGGACATGGCTTAACAGGATCAAATATCAGAGAATCATCTGTGTTGATATCACCAACTGTAAATATCCCGTGTTAACCAATTCAAAAATCAACAGGTGAATCCTTCTTGGACTGCAAATTTAGAATTTGTACAAAACTTACCGTATTCGGTAATGAAGGAAGACGATCCTCTGCAGACAGAAAATCACCATCTTCTATTTCTCCATAATGCATTGCTACCGTACCATCATATGGCTTCTCTGACATGATCATTCTAGTTCTTACCCTATACGAAACAGCATTTTCTACAAAAGCAAAAGTGGAAATTTAGCAAAAGGAGAGaatcatcaaaacatcacaATGGATTACATATTTTACACTCACAAAACAACAAACCTTGAGGAATACGCTCTGGCTGCATAAATTTTAAGACTCTTATTTTGCAGATATTCATGCTGCCACCTGCAAGTGACTTAGATAATGACCTCATGCTCGCATCATCTTTGAGATCTTCATTATTGGAAGCAGTGGAGAGATGGGTTGACAGGGGTTGAAGGGGATATGTGTTTGGCTTCCTAATGGGGTGATTATCAACCTTATTCTTTTTGCAGTTGAGTTGATGCCTGAAACAGAAATCCATCAGACATGCATAACAGGATGGGATTGACTACACTGCCATAGAATGTAGATTAATATGATTTGGGAAATGTATACATCCTGAAACTTCTGCATTGTATAAAACGTGCAGGGTGCAGCAAAAAggaatttaaacaaaaatgaaaataagaaaaaaatgcagGTGGTGAATAATTGTCTATCAATTATCTCAGCAAGGAAAAAATAATgcctaaaatcaaaattaaaggagGCGGAGCTTAGATCTGACAAAAATATCCCTTGTCTAACCCTTCATGGACTATTGTAGAGGGTTAGGAAACAAGTATAATAAAGAACTTTAACATATTCAAAGGATGGGATGAGGACATTTTTCCCATCCATCTTGATGAAGATGATATTAACAGTTCACGCAGCCAGAAAGTATAGAGATAACACTACAAACGAATAAgccaacactttttttttttataataaaagaagaaagcaGCACTTAAACAGAATACCTCATTGTCACCATTTCTATCTTTGAGAACCTTTCAAGCATGGTTTGATCAGCCAAAGGTGGTGATCCAACTGAAGGACTGTTTGCATTTAATGGAACACTAATATTACCAACACTAGCTGGAGATCCAATTCCACTCATTGCTGGGGTCTTAGGGAGAGAATTTGATCTCCGCTTTGCAGCAATCTGGGCCTGGTGTTGTCGTTGCATGGAATCATTAGCACTGGAAGCCAAAGAAGAGGTCCCACCAACAGTAGGAACTGAGGTGTTTATTGCTTTCTCCTTTTGTGATGCTACAAGAGCAGCAGCTGTTGCAACTTGTCCAAAGTGGGGTCCCACTGGACTACTAGAAAACTCCCCCGATTTTGATGATAATTGCGGCTGAGCCAAAGCACCAGTAGAAATCCGAGGACTTTGAACTGATTTCCTTTTATGGAGCTGGTCATCTTTTCTTGCATCTTTTTCCATTTGCTGACCAAGATTATTCCAAGATGTCTGGGAGAAATTAGATCTCATGAATGCATTATGTGGTAATCTTTGTTGCCGTGCTTGCTGCGGGTCCAAATGGCTTGTTTCTGTTTCCATCACCTGCATATCATTTTTACTGCGGTACATATCTGAACCATCTATTTTATCTATCTCAAACTGCTCTTCCTTGGTAACATATCGTGTTCCCTGCTGTCCTGCAGCGGAAGGCATTGTCCCAGCATCCTGGTTCAGAGCCCCTTCAAACACCTGCTGGGAGAACTTTTGAATGCCAGTATTTGCATATGGACTTCCCCTTGCCATTGCTTGCTGTTGTAACAAAGTATTCTTCCAATTGATGTCTGAACGGTGTAGTCCATCACCATGTGGCCCTATTTGCTGCTGTTGCATTCCGTCAAGACCCACGGGTGAAGGTCTTGCTCTCTTGTTAAAACTGGACAGGGGTGACATTTGCCCATCCTGACTCTCCCTCTTTCCAAGAACAGAGACACTTGAATTCACATTTTCACCATAAGAGATCATCATGTCCTGCCCAGCAGGAGAAGCCCCTGATGCATTAATAGCAGGTCCTGAACCAGGATCCTGCATGCTTCTGGGGGTCCCAACCCCCATTTGATACCTTGGTTGATGGGAAGCAACAGGTAGTGCAGAAACTGAGGCATCTGATACAAAGCTCTTTGGTCTTAAGGCTAACATGTTTGTTGGGCCAACATGTTGTGCAGTAAGATTTTCATGTACTTGCTGTGGCATCACATTTCCAGAAATGATTCCTGCATCTCCCAACCTTGAGTTAGAGCTTTCTGGTACTCTATCTATGCAAACTGTCTTCCCATGCGTCTTGATACTAGAAGTGACAGTAACTTCAGGTGGCTGCCTAAATCTCTTTTTCCGGACATTGGAAAGAGCCAAATCAAGCTGCCAATGGAGTGAAAGATAGTTAAGAAAGATACATTCATCCTCCAGATCAGTGACATGAACTCTTATCTAACAATTCATTACCTTTGTGGGAACTGGGTTATTACAAAGCCTATCCAACTTAGGTGTAGGATCTAGATGAAGTTGTGGTTGCAATGCTTTCAATATGCGGGACTCCACTTCCTGCATTTGAATGAATATAAACATGAGAATTCACCCCAATACATGATAGAAATTTAGTAGCCAGAGATGAGGTGCCAATCGTGGTTACCATCAGATCGCCATAAGTCCAAGAATTATTCGATATCAATGGAATATCTTTCACAACGTTCTCCAATGACATCTTAAGGCATACTTTACTAACAACAGGGTATCCATTATTTTTCGGATCACCAGAACCTTGATAAAAAGCACACTTCCGATAATCCCGCACCTACAAAAATCTCGTATCTGCAATTATAAGAATCCTAAATATAAATTGCACTAAATAATCATATCATAACCTAAACGTCTAAGAGATGGTCAACAGTAAGAATAGCTAAAACAGTAGACATTagggcttcgtttggttactaaacatctctcaattcatctcaactcatcattacaacttttttaaatcccaacataaaatataataaacaatttaactttttcaaatcccaaaataataataatattaaaaaataatattctaacaatattttatcatctcaactcaacttacttcaacatccaaacgcaacctagaTGTTCACAAAGGTTGCTCTATCAGATGGATATAATGGTGGAGGCAGTACACTTCTTGTGATAGGCAAACTCAATGATACCAATACCAGCATAATGGTGGTTAAAACAGTGCAAGCATAGGAGGTGTTTCATTTCGTTCActggcttcttcttcttcttcttcttcttttcccctTCTTTTGGGGCAAGATAGTCTAGTATGACTTGTGCAGTAATGGTAGAGAGGAAGGCTGCTGTTGGTCAAATGGTTTAAATGACCACCTAAAATGAACAGGATTCGCTAACAATACTGCTGTCCACAATTGAGGTAAAGAATTGTGTGGCAGTATCATGGCATCATCGGAAAGAAAGTTAGTGAGCATAAGCAATTTCTCACCTCTTGCACGTATGCATTCATGCATGTACGTATGTTGGCATATACGTATGAATATTAGTATTCGTACTCTGATGATACCCTCATTTTTTGTGAGGCTGTTGgggaacaaattcaaattttgagggcTGTCCTGCCATGTTTTCAAGCCATCTCGGGATTAAAAGTGAACTTAAGTAAATCGGAATTGGTACCGGTGGGAGAGGTTCATAATATTCATCACTTGGCTGAATTTCTGGGgtgtaaagttacttttctgcccataaaatatttgggactaCCGTTAGGGGCATCTTTTAAGGCCAAACACATTTGGGATGGAGTGATCGAGAAGATAGAGAGGAAGTTGGCAGCTTGGAAAAGGATTTACTTATCTAAAGGGCGTAGGATTactcttataaagagtactctctctaatatTCCTACTTACTTCCTATCTTTATTCCCTTTACCAGTTGGTGTGGCCAAtcgtattgaaaaattatatagagatTTCCTTTGGGGAGGCTTGGGAGAGGAGATCCAAATTCCCTTAGTAAACTGGAAAAAAATCTGCTGTCCGATTGCTGATGGAGGTCTGGGTATTCATAGTCTATGTAGTTTTAATAAGGCGTTGttggggaagtggctatggagatatcatggggaagaggaagctTTGTGGAGGGGGGTGATTGATCgcaagtatggtagtgattggggaggatggtgtaccTTGGAGAGTAGGGATTCGTATGGAGTGAgtctatggaagtttattaggaaaggttggggtcGCTTCCTAAAACAAGTtaacttctcggttggtgatggctcaaaaatcagattttgatctgatgtttggtgtggggatatTGAATTGTATCGAGCATTTCCGGTTGTTTTCAGGTTGGCAACTAATAAGCAAGCTTCAGTTTCCGACGTGATGGTATCTTCCAATGGAGTGGTGCTTTGGGATGTAGGCTTCTCCAGATCtgtccaggattgggaagtagagGAGGTTACTGATTTCTTTAGACAGTTGTATTCAGTGGTGTTAAGAAGACAGGGCAGGGACCAACTTTGTTGGAATCAAACAGCCTCTAAGAAATTTACAGTTCGGTCTTATTATAAAGTGATACTTAATCAGCACCATATtggctttccttggaagaggatttggaaggctcatgttccgtcaagggtggctttttttgtatggacagcagcaATAGGGAATATTCAGACTATTGACAACCTGAGAAAGCGTGGAATGATTGTTGTGGATTGGTGttttatgtgcaagaaagaagcAGAATCAGCGAACCAcctactacttcattgtgaaatgGCTAAAGTGCTATGGGATGGTGTGTTTGGAAAGGTTGGGCTGTGCTGGGTTATGCCAGAAGCAGTGGTCGATTTCCTAACATGCTGGACTaactttcaaatgcatactTGTCCCCAAGTGGCTGTTGCTTGGAAAATGTtgcctttgtgtattatgtggtgtatttgatAGGAGGGAAATGAGCGGTGCTTTAATGATCGGGAACgcaatagagatgcattttggaagttttttataagcactctaattagctggttctctgctattgtactgaagGGAGGGGATGTAAACGCGTTCTTGTCTTCGTTTTTCTAAGTTCTAGAATGtattaggtgtttcttgtgtatacttcctgtgtactcgggctatgcctattacattgttattaataaagttattacttatcaaaaaaaaatattactattcgtACTATTCAAAgttttctatttatcatttattctGATGAGCCAAACCATTCATAATATGTCTGGTAAAAGTAAAACCCCATAGTTAGATGACTCACCTCACATACAAGTGTCCCGTCCACAAACTTGCAGGGTATATCATCTAGAATATCGCTAGGCAATCGGCCAGATTCAATTGCCTCCAAATGGATTCACAAATAGAGAGGGAAACAGATTAGAGTAAGAAAAGCCTATAGGAAATACAGGCAAAGTTGTAAGGATATATAGACAGTGGTTATGATGCCAAAGGCAAGTAATAGTGCATAGTGTAAATAGACTGACGCATTGCACATTCATAAAAAGAGTAAATAAAGTAGTTCctaagaaatccaaaaaaaaacttttctccACTTGCACCACATGAGACCAAAGGTCTGCACAAATAAATCCAGCACTGGTGAATCCAGATCACAAATTCTCATGAGTGAACTTTCTTGTGTTAATCAAACAACCCAAATGGCAAACACTGCACTCCTAAAGTGCATGCAAACATCAACCAAAGAAGACACAAAGAGGATATTTCGTTCAAATCGCACACCTCTtcaaaaaaaacttgaaaaaaaggTGGAGTGGGGGACAAGTAGAAATGTACCGAGAAGAGAGTTTCGGACGCTCTACCATACGGTTGTAACAACTTTGGAACATCTTGAAGAGTAGCCTGATGAGCAGCTTCATTCTGAAAATTCACAAGCAAACAGTATTAGAAAGCAATACATATAACGATACCAGGAGTCAATTTTTCCATTCAACTTATTCTTCAATTGTATCATCCAGCTAATGTTCTTTACAACAAACCTCTGTGGGTTTTCCAATTGAGTATCCATCTTCAAATAGGTTCAATGTGAAGGAAACTTCATTCTCTGcaagaaggggaaaaaaccaTCAGGATCCAAACTTGACTATGTGGCCAACTAAACCAACGATGCCTCTAACCTGCAGAAGGAACAAGTCCTTCAGAAGACCAGGATGGTGCAGACACCCCTGCAGCATCTTCAGCTCCTTCAATAAGATCAAGATCACACTGTATCATAACACAATCGAAACTATCATACAaggaaattaatataattaaagttaGTATTACATCAAACCTACTCCCCAGCCTTCCAACTCAAGGGCTTCAAAccaaatcataaaaaaagagtttttctcGTTGCAgtataagaaaaagtaaaatcattatttttctttgagaaagaagaaaatgtctAGATATCTATTTCAAAAtctgattgaaaaaaaaaaacaaagagagaagttttagattttcaGTTTTAGTATTCCTGTTGTTCTCTGCTTTATATACCAAAACTCTCTGCTTTTTGGCACACAACCAAGATGAAATCAAAGACCTAGAATTCCGTTTCCGGTTCTATTCTCTCCTCCACTTTCGAATTCtctcaatttcaatttcttttcctGGCGAACCGGACCTAGTAGTTAATCAAACGATCGAAtcatttcacaaaattttacCTGGAGCTTCCTTGAGCTATCCTTGGAGGTCTCGGACACGTCGTCGACGACCTTCACCTCGGGAGGAAGCAGAGGCTTTGGTTGGAACCTCGTACCGGTCTTTGAGACCTTAAAGGAGATACCCATATCGGAGGGTTTTGAGAAAACAAGGGTTCAAGGTGGTGTTTGGGTCATGGGAAGGCGGGGGAAATAAAAGAGAACAAGGAGGGGAAAGTTCGGAAATTTTTGCGGCAAAGCAAAAAACCCTAACGGGAAACGAACGTTATAGTTTGTTCGGTATCTTTGTGATGCATCTCATCTGAGGGATCTGTTAACAGAAAATAgagatgagagagggagacgcGGGAGAGAATTCTGTTTTCCTTCTGACCAAAAACCCAGACTTCTGCTAGATgtttcattttctcttattattataatttttaaaatttttatataaattataataaataatttattttaaacaaaatttaaaataataataatattaaaaattaatattctaataatattttattcaattcatttaaaatattttatcttttctcattatccaaactaatCCCGCACTCAAAAGCTTAACACTcaatagagcattctcattagattaattaaagttaaagtacattttttatgaatataagatgaatttaagttttaactattcCATTTACATGAATCTtcacattaaaataattattttttcattatataacaataaaataatataagatggatttgattttaactattcacattaaatatcacattaaattatccatttattcattatataaaaatgagtaattaataatttcaaaaatattttaatttttttaattatgaatttattttattttatcatattttactatttataatattatatattaattaataatcatattctaattatattttttcaattgtcatttaaaagggagagataaataattgatataaaaaaaatagataaataattaatataaaatatatttgatgaatgaataattctttttaaatttagaaataattttaaaagtgacTGTAGCTTATTTAgaatttagtcatttaaatgtgatcacattttatagtttaatagctaaatttttaataaatttaatttttaactaatccaataagagttCTCTTAAAATAGGAGCGGCGCTACTAGCTCCATTTGATCGCTATactaaattgagttttttatttttattttttttattcatatttttttatcattttaaaatataaaaaaaatatcaatacactaataattatttttttaaccattacgtaaaaaaaattaaaaaaaaatatatcaaaatgaggTGTCAAATTTAAGtgtcaaaatatcatttttcttaaaatatctACAATATCaatcataatataaatagaatcgaaaattaatataaaattagatattaacgTATCTATCTGTGATTGAGaattacaaattaatgaaaTCATTCTTTGATATTTCATCAATTCATAactttttcttggatttttacTTTCCAATTTCATTTACTGAgtttttacaaatatataattcaGTCCCTCTTACCCATCTAATTGTTTAAGAATAGTATtatatgtacttataatttCACTTACAATATTCCTTTTATCAATtgtctttttaaatttaaattttatgatttatatcATGATTCATATCAATAACTAACGTGAAAATgaataagtttttcttaaatacgaTTAGCATTTTCTATTGTTTAAAGATCCATCACgttttggtaaaatattaaatgagtgGTGCTAATTGGCCGCCTAGAGTTTACTGCTGGGCATACCATTAGtgcaaaaacaaattattaaataaatatttttttaatatatttaatcattaaaaaaaattaaaaatatatataattttattagtcacttccttaaccattaaacaaaaaaaaattaaaatactcaaaCGTTAGCTTTGATCGATTACATTAAAAGGTTTTCCAAATTTAATTGGACACCAATGcaacaaacaacattagttaGCCATAACTGAGAGCGACCATATTGCAAAGCAAGGCAGTAACACAAGTTACACGACTGTTACAATCGCGTTAGTGTAATTAAAATCGTAAAATTACTTTAcaacatttttatataatctagttTTAAATTctggattttttgaaaaattatattatttatataaattattttacaaaaatagataatttaaaatgtgattataaaaatgattgtatttatattatttttctaataatatttacaaataatttgcTAACATCATATTTCGTACACATTTGgtaatatttacaaataatttgcTAACATTGTATTTCGTACACATTTTGGCCGAGTTTCAGTAACTCGGGTCTAAGGTTCTCACACCTgcacacttaaaaaaataaagagaaatggggGTCTTGGTGAAAGCCAAAGAGTCTTTGATGTTTAAGTTAATATATCTCTTTAGTAGTTTGTACGAGAGCTTAAAGAGATCAAATAGAGTTATTCGTACATAAAGTCGGATTTTATATGAAGTTTTTTGGTGGGAACATCCCGTACCTTGCCTTATGGGGCTCATGTTGCTTCGATTGTTATTTggtcaaaattatttaatgcaACGTAACTCATGAGGTGGCGCCATTGATGTGGCATAAAGTCTTGAAAGTGatgtcattaatgcggcgtggctcatTTACTAAACTTTAGCCTGTGAGTGATCATTGTCGAGTATTTCCATATCTGTTATCAGGAGATCGATGGTCCTATGCATCTCTCACTCACTTGCATGTACATGTTTTTGAGGGCTAATCGTTATTGGGGTGTATCAGGACGGTGAATCTCATTTGTCCCGCTCGTCTTTTCCGTTTGAGAGGTTGCTTTACAAGTTGGTTTTGCTTACGGATCGAGTGCTTCGCATAGCCCTAATGACTTTTTCTAAAGGAGGATCGTTGGGCCAAGTTGGGCTCTCTtaaatctctcattttctcGAGGTCCCTCGTAAACTTGTTATTTGGATctatagaaaaggaaaaaatctctttacactATGTGTCTATCGTTAAAGCCAAAGTTAGAAAGAAAATAGTGAAAAGATCATTCTTTTAAAATGTAAAGTTTGAAGAAAGtaagagatagatatataaaataagttttatattatctaataaataattgGTAATATGAACATaatcatacaaataattttataaaaattgatctAAAACTCggacaaaaattttaaaaaatattaatatgttataaaattaagtttactctttaatgaaaaatctaatatattCTGTTAGAAATTGAACGGATCAGATCTATCTCGCGTAAAGGAGCAGCCAATCTCAACGCTTATGgagtgtatatataatttataaagcaCGTCAGTGGCATTCAGTGTTGTTTGTTGGTAATCCAAGGCCATTTTACATTTCTCAAAACATTCTTCTATAGAAAGGACACTGGAATAGCACCCCCGCCCAACGTTTATCCGAAGCAATGACGGTTTTGCTCCGTTGTTCCTGCTTCTTCACTTCCCCGAAACCTCGCCGCCGGTCTCCACCGCCCGTTCCACTCACCGGAAAATCACTTGCTCCCGGTTAGTTATCCCTCCCGTATACAATCACTTATTTCTTGTCCAATCATTCTGCACCTTTTTGCTTACTAAGATCTCTTCTGatatttgaataaattattgcTCTTTAAGCTAAAATCTTAAGAATGGGCTCGAACAGACCTCAATTAACCTTTTGATTTGGAAGAGTTCATATTTTAAGCTCTGTTTCGTTGCCgaggaaaaaacaaatactAGGGAAAATGAAGTGGACTTTGTCCAAAATAGGAAAGGCAAAGAGTTTTAGGTACCAG
This window of the Juglans regia cultivar Chandler chromosome 12, Walnut 2.0, whole genome shotgun sequence genome carries:
- the LOC109004967 gene encoding protein PHYTOCHROME-DEPENDENT LATE-FLOWERING → MGISFKVSKTGTRFQPKPLLPPEVKVVDDVSETSKDSSRKLQCDLDLIEGAEDAAGVSAPSWSSEGLVPSAENEVSFTLNLFEDGYSIGKPTENEAAHQATLQDVPKLLQPYGRASETLFSAIESGRLPSDILDDIPCKFVDGTLVCEVRDYRKCAFYQGSGDPKNNGYPVVSKVCLKMSLENVVKDIPLISNNSWTYGDLMEVESRILKALQPQLHLDPTPKLDRLCNNPVPTKLDLALSNVRKKRFRQPPEVTVTSSIKTHGKTVCIDRVPESSNSRLGDAGIISGNVMPQQVHENLTAQHVGPTNMLALRPKSFVSDASVSALPVASHQPRYQMGVGTPRSMQDPGSGPAINASGASPAGQDMMISYGENVNSSVSVLGKRESQDGQMSPLSSFNKRARPSPVGLDGMQQQQIGPHGDGLHRSDINWKNTLLQQQAMARGSPYANTGIQKFSQQVFEGALNQDAGTMPSAAGQQGTRYVTKEEQFEIDKIDGSDMYRSKNDMQVMETETSHLDPQQARQQRLPHNAFMRSNFSQTSWNNLGQQMEKDARKDDQLHKRKSVQSPRISTGALAQPQLSSKSGEFSSSPVGPHFGQVATAAALVASQKEKAINTSVPTVGGTSSLASSANDSMQRQHQAQIAAKRRSNSLPKTPAMSGIGSPASVGNISVPLNANSPSVGSPPLADQTMLERFSKIEMVTMRHQLNCKKNKVDNHPIRKPNTYPLQPLSTHLSTASNNEDLKDDASMRSLSKSLAGGSMNICKIRVLKFMQPERIPQENAVSYRVRTRMIMSEKPYDGTVAMHYGEIEDGDFLSAEDRLPSLPNTHFADLLASQLCSLMIREGYVVEDQVQAKQTRTSLATASQSNTAGIPHHSVPDIQQFPEAVPGQQSSEVAKITNSGNASLNSPQNLLPNARMLPPGNTQALQMSQGLFSGVSMPPRSPLIDPQPSLHQQQQQQQQHQQQQQQQQQQQQQQQQQQQQQHSLIQQQQHQFQRSPKILPTNSLSHLSAIGQNSNIQLGNHMVNKSSALPIQLLQQQQQQQQQQQQRKMMMGLGTAVGMGNMGNNVVGLGGLGSAVGMGAARGIGGTGMSAPMGPISGISNVGQNPMNLSQTPNISNAISQKFRSGLNPQTALMASNLRMAQNRGANILGGPQSSIAGISGARQIHPGSAGLSMLGQSLTRATMQRAAMGPMGPPKLMAGINLHMNQQQQQQQLQQQQQFQQQQQQQQYQQQQQQQYQQQQQQQYQQQQQFQQQLQQQQDTTSQLQAVVSPSQVGSPSTVGIPQLNQQTSPQQMSQRTPMSPQQLSSGAIHAISAGNPDACPASPQLSSQTLGSVSSITNSPLDLQGVNKSNSVNNA